Genomic segment of Malus domestica chromosome 15, GDT2T_hap1:
tagttggttttgtagccttttcagctcgggTTAATAAGTTCTTAGGGGTGTTCcacacctagtgccctaaagccctagtggtttgggagtcattgacctaaaactcgctacatgggttggataGAAAGCTTAAGGGaaccgacattgcacgaccactactgttactttaaaaaaaaataaaaaaaaataaaaaaaaaactcgaaaagaagaaaagaaaatatatgaagTTAGTATGTGAAGTATGAATAAAGGGATGAGAGGTAAGAGTTTTGGTCGAGTCTCTTtaactatgttggttcactttacaccaaaggaagtttgtgaattcttttctaattgattctaaatggcttagactctgtggtgggattggttggaacttttgaaaagatgttttgatttttaacattttctatggattgcaacttgaaAGTGAGAATTTTGTTTGAGCTAAGTTTTAGTTAAGTGTCCagtttgttagtttttatttttattttctagtcttgttttgcttgaggataAGCAAAatgctaagtttgggggtattttgataagtgaattttatattatatatttaaccctattcttagtatattttggttaatattttggaagaattttgatactttgaattgtatttttaatataggactttcgacttcctctggagcaaaacgtgGTCAagtggacgaattttggagtaattccagttagaagacgttcgtgagtcacttagcttggttgtatcaaaatttgggatttttccatcaagcggttattttctggcgataaaataaaggagcgatgcgcggtgctggaaaatgacgtttctaggcttaaattgcgtttttggagcccaagatgacctcggattgtttcgtggccttctggagatgtgttcggaaggtccttatctttaaaacaagctatcttgggccggatttggaggagatctgaggctaaaacgtggctggacaagtacttggcagattctcctagtttaattagggttttattttctaagatattttattatttttcttagtttcctagttggaataaGAAACCTAtgtcttagggtttgtgagggcggagcaaatatattgctttggCTGTCTACAATTTTTCTCGATGCTTATTATTATTCAACTTCAAAGACAAAGAACTTggctagggttcttggagattttaTACTTCAAGGTgctttcattcattttatttgtaataatattttctatgatttcaattatgaatatgcataactaattccttttgctaggacgaaaccttgagccttagcatgaatatgtaatttttatttaattgcttatgattgattgcatgcacactttgaattattgatcactgttttaaactatctaattatcttgatgattggccaccattaggatgtttagacaagtaattggatgcaattcgGTCAGAATATCATcggaggattgagtattgcttcttgtgattgaaaATTGTAATTCCATCTAAGGCGAATATCACgttcttaggggttgcatggttcttcaaaaggttttcataaaacttaatgagtcttgcatgttcatatttgatctgaatatcacagacggattgcatgttagatatacgttcttgcttgaatatcacgaggagaatatatattaggaaaacctaaccttcgaaGTAGCATGTGTAAATCGTAAGTAATTGGtagaaattcataggattgctaggtgatggtggaaccctagtgcctttataaattggtatttaaaactcttttcttcgattattttagtttttgtttaaaattcatttttaatattacccattctcaaactctcttttctcaagttttaattctaagtatttaattaggaattgtttctacacaaattatccaaatagtccttgaggaaaacgaccttgcatgagcatctatactacaatatccttgtattcttgcaagtatttcatgtgattttgaccctatttgcatagacgttaaaaatcctatcagggCAAAAGACACCTGACCTTCAAGCAACACATGCAGATTTGCAGAGGATCATTAAACTTTTTGTCCCTGTTTGCTGAGCTAGTGATTCATATGAACGGGTTTGCGTAGGAGAGCGCTGATCAATCTTTGTATTCAAGTTGCGTTGAAGACTTACGCCTTCACGGAAACTTTGAAGCAGCAGCTGTTACTGGTATTTTCATGGCAGTGCAGACATATATCATCCTTATGTCTCTTCAATCCACGCGATGGAACACATTCGGGTGGAGTTATGGATGTTCACAATAAACAGGAGGAACACTGAAAAGAAACCATAACACAACGTTGGATGTAAGTATAGCAATGGTGTTAATGACGGAACAAGCCTCACAGACTCAAAGGGAGGATCATGACTAGCAAGCATTTGAAAACCGAAAGGAATTGCTTATATagatttgaaaataatttttgcTTTGATTTTGGCATCTGTTTCACCAAAATGGCCGATGAAATGGTCAACTGGCAACAGAGACACTCTTTCAAAGGGCGTGACCAATTCCAGCCACTCCAATCCGACAAACCATCTCGTTCACAAAAAGGTTATTCATCCTTTTGCTGAAATACGAGgttaaaacattttttttttatcaaaacaaattcaaactttaaaatAACTAATCTCGATACCTTGAAAGTCATATTTTCTATTCACTAATTGTATAACCAGGATTTTCTCTTGATCTGCAAGAAGAGAGTACCCAAAATTTCAGTATAACAATAAAAGTAACCCCATAACCTGAGCAATTCAAACACTAAAAAAGAATCAGCCATCAAACATGAACAAGTGAGGATGGACCCAATTCTCTTACCTCAGCAGTCGCAATTTTCTTTCGTATATCATGCTTGCACACTGGGCAGTTTCTTCCCCATTTTCTCAGCCATGAATCCACAcaacttgaatgaaattctGCAAGCAGATCTCAAGCTGATTAACAGAAATCTACAAACGTCGAATGACAAGGCGAGGAATTAAATCTAAACTACGAAATCACCCTTTTGATTTAGGCCAAAGTCAATTGCCTAATACGACGATAGTCATTTCACGTCCCTAACCTTTGAGGCTATAATCAACATTAGAATTTAACAGCATTTGAACAATCAAACCGTTAATATGATATATCTACTTATATGTACTTTATAGTGGACATGGCGAGAATAGCAGCTTCTTTGAGTTCTTTCTTCTTAGACTGGACACGGTATTCTAATATTTGTGATGAGAACTTGCACATGAAAGTACATACCTCGAGTTCTTCTACAATGTAATTTATGAACAATTGGAAGTCTTCTGAGGTATCATAAAGGTAGGAGGAAAACATATACTATTATGTCTACAAGTAAGACTTTGTGGCTTGATGAAACTGACACCGCAACTATGATGAAATGCAAGGGATATAAGCATGAGGGAACATCTTATAACTTACCATGCTGGCAGGGAAGAACTTTAAGAATTTCGGAATCTTTGTAGTTCTCAAGGCAGATGGCACAAGTTTCTTCAGTGTGGCATTCATCCAAACCAGCAGAACTGAATGTGAAGCAAGGGAGAGCATCCACAATCTTGGTATCCGCACTTTTAGGAAGCTGGTTTCTTCCTTGAGAATAGGGCCAGCGCCAGTCTCTCCGAGCACAGTTGGCAATTATAAGGAGACCCAATACGGTTAGAAATGAGATCAAAGATACAGCAAACACCAACCAGGCCTTTTCATTTGGCAATAGGAAGATGCAgcattccccttcttctccacgAGCATGCTCCTTTAGCATTTCACCAGATGCTTTCGAAACAAATACAGAACGAATTGTAACATTCTTGCTGTTTATCATCACTgaaaaaagaggacaaaaatcaTTATAAATTATAACAGCCTCAACGAATATCCACAATTTCACAGCAGGCAAAGGGTAACATGAACAGCAGACTTGGACTCCAATACAATCTTCAACGACATAGGAGCAGCCATAACTACATATGAAACGAGCAAGGAAAATGTAAAAGAAGTAAACAGAAATTTCAAGGGACACGGTCACTCACTGTGaaccaatttttattttctatcaTCATAAACAATCACAGCATGAAATCCGGCATCTTGAGCGTGTTGCACTTTATCCTCGAAAGTGCATTCACCTCTTTCTACTAAAGCAAACCTCGTTATATCAGTTTCACTTGCTTGAAGACCATTGTGCAGAGGCGAGCAGGCATGCAAAGGGTCGGATACAAGCAAAACTCCACATATTTCAGAGCTACTGACAGGACCAGCTATCACAGTATTCAGATTTCAATGATTAGTAAAAGCGTTTCGTCGAAAAGCGAATTAAGTCCAAATATAATCCTGAAAGTAAAGGGATAATATGATTTTGTTGTTTcatttgggagcagcctctccataaaatggggtaagactagccgacattcacctctctcagaccctgcgtaaagcgggagccttgtgcactggctACGACCTTTATTTAGAGCCCGTTCGACAACCGTTTCAGTTTTTTACTTTCCCAAAACTGGTTTGGCAACATTTtctagttttcaattttcaactaAAATTTGAAAGCTACTTTTgcgagttttcaatttttggttttgttaaACTGGAAACAGTTGCCAAActgaaaacgaaatggttatcaaacaccTTAGCTTAACCAAAACCCCAAAAATCGtaattcatttaattcaaatcgAAAGCTGATGCCAGctgaagaaaacaaaaggaagGAAATTTATTAGATTAGTTATAccacattttctcagcaaccaaacagcaaAAGATGGAAAGTTACCAAATTTGGCGGGAAGGTCGGCGACAAGAATTCCAGATGGTTGGAGAACAACATTAGCAGAGCTTAGTTGGAGAAGGAAAAAACAAGCAATCATAGAGAATCCCACTACAGCTTGCCccatcttcctctctctctctctctctctctcagctccaaattacctaaattaaacaccaaattaatttaaaaattaatcaaaatttagtttaaCCAATTAGTGATTAAATAAACCAAAAATTGAaagcaaaaatagaaaataaaaaaaagggcatACCGGTTTAGTGAGCTTATGAGATTGGCGAGACCGAAAAACCCCAGAAGCAAGTGGTGAGCTGAAAAATGCCAAAGTTTCCAACTTGTCAGCAGtatttttctaatttatttgATCCATACGGTGCCGTTTCGAGTTTTAACCTAAAGCGCCGCGTTTGATCAGTAACCGTTAAACCGCCAGAGTTAAAATTGCTCTGGTTTTGAGCACTGATTTGATTTAGGTGCccctttaataatttttatcggttgattttcttcaatttattcgatctgataattaaaaattaaaaagatgttaaagaagtaaaataggacgttgatttatttgttgaagctttggaatCTGTCTGCGAATTtcatggaagaagaagaagaagcttcgAAGCCGGCGCTGCCGGACGCCTTCCTCGATTTTCTGAAGGAGAACGGGTTGGACCCTTCCATTTATTCCGAGAGCCACTCGACCCCTCGTTACATAAGGTGCTAGTAATACTCTCTATGAATTTTTTCGAGAGAGAATGTGAACTAAATTAACTGGTTACGagcttttaataaaaatttagaatGGGATGAATATTATACAGACAAGAAATTATAATTTAGTATTTTTATAGCATGTTTAATGTTTCGGTTTAATTTTTGATTAAAAGTTTGTAACTTCGTTGATTTGAGCATGTTTACCTTGCtagtttttgtttgtgtttttataaTGGAAGAATTGGGGTTTGatgggttttgtttgttttggcttGAAGGTTAAAGCCTGGTTTGGAAGCTCGAATCGAAGAGATTGAAGCTGAGATCAAGTGGAAGCTTGAAGAAGTGGAATGGTTGCCTGGATTTTATGCTCTTCCGCCGGATGTACAGATTGCTAACTCAAACGCTTACCGGGAAGGGAAGGTGAGGGGGAAAATTGAGCAGTTGACCTTTTCTGGCAAGAAAGTCCCCCGAGTTTTGATTTCGAGATTTTGCGtttgtgtttgtttgatttGGATTTTTAGATATATGGAATCGACGCGGCGTCTGGTGCTGCTGTTTCAGCATTGGATATCTCAGCTGGAGATCATGTTCTTGACCTTTGTGCTGCTCCTGGTAAGTGGTTTCTGGTTCCTGTTTGTTACTATTATAGATTGCATCGAATTGGAGTGAATGATTTCGTATTGTTGCAGGATGAGAAAATGCAACTAATTCTTGAGCCTGCTATGGTTAAAGTAATTATGTAGTCTGATTCTAAAACATGAATAGTAGCGAAATTGCAAAAACACCTGTAGAAGTttgttaaattttataaaatggcaagaaaaacaaagagataTTTACCGTTTATAGTGTTTCAGAAGCATCCGTACAAAATGTTTTTGACAACCTTCGTTTGAGAACATCAGATTCAGTTACActgataactttcattttctgAAAATGGCTCACCATGTTTTCTCTCGTGTATATTTTGGCATTAGGTGCTAAGCTTTGTATGATATCCGACCTTCTTGGTGATTCGGGTTCTGTAACTGGTGTTGACGTTTCAAGCCATCGTTTAGCAGCCTGTAGGACAATGTTGCGGAAATATGCATTGGGCAATCACTGCCGACTATTTGTTGCTGATGGGACAAATTTTTCCCTCATACCCAGGAGAGTTCATTCAGATCCAAAATCATGTAACTGATCTGAATCCACATATACCTGAAGCTTCATATGCAATACAGTGAAATCTTTGAGAATGCTATTTACGGGCATATTGTTGTTTTTAATACGTTATCATTCTATCTAGAATCTTGCAGGTGAATCTGCTTTGGAAGAGAATGTGACATTCAAGGAGTGGACGTCTAGGAGACCatggaaagaaaggaaacaagCAGCTAGGATAAGAAAAAGTGGTGCCGTGCCGTCAGGGAATCAACTTCCAGACCTCATTTATTATGGCTGCCACTCTGGTGTGGTTGGACTGACTAAAAGTGAATTATACCAAACTTTTCGTGACGACGAATATTTGAGCTATGGCTATGACAAGGTAATACTGCATTTTGGTTCTTTATTTAAACCCCTTTACAGATCTCTTCACTCTCTTTTTCCGTACTTTTTTGGACAACTACTAACACCCTTTCAATATCAGTTATGTtacctctttgttgtttaacaTCAATTCTAGTTTTGTTGGATTTTGCTAAGTTAGCTGGATGTTTATTCAGGTCCTAGTGGATGCAGAGTGCACTCATGATGGATCCATTAAACATGTCCAGAAATTCGAACGGTGGGGCTGGGAAACTCTTCAACGCCGTGTACTGGATGCCGAGAGAAGTGATGGCCTCACTGTGCTTCAGGTATCTGATTTCGGTTTCTTTCAAATGTATTTGCGAACTTTGCTACTTTGCTTATTGTTGAAGTTTCATTAGATGAGGAAACAACATTTCAGTATCAATCCAATGTAGTTTTGTATATGATTATTACTTCGCTATTGTAATTTTTCCCACGTGCATTTCATGGCAGAGCTTCCTTATACATCGTCCCCTTTGACTGATAAAAATGCTTAGTAAAGTGATGACTATATCTGTCTTTGGCTTGCAGTTGAAGCTCCTAACAAATGGTTTTCGGTTGCTAAAAGCTGGGGGGATTCTTGTTTATAGCACTTGCAGGTGCCTTTTGTAGTTTGCTCCTTTTAACTTTTAGCACGTTACGCATAAAGGATATCTGCCTCTATTTTGCTAATTTTCGTTTTCTATTGATTAGTTTGACAGTTGCTCAGAACGAAGACGTGGTAAGGCAGTTTCTCGAGGGAAATCCTTGTGCAGGTAACTTAACGGTTTTAAGTATTTTACAGCCTGCAATTTATGAGTATGGTGACTATTAAATGACTGAGTATCATTTTACCTGTAGCGGAATGGCTAATCAAAATTGGTTTACCTTTCATGATGGTTTAAGTACATTGTGTTTTCATTACCTTTTTTCATAAAGAAACCAGAAAATAATA
This window contains:
- the LOC103415941 gene encoding receptor homology region, transmembrane domain- and RING domain-containing protein 1-like isoform X2, yielding MMINSKNVTIRSVFVSKASGEMLKEHARGEEGECCIFLLPNEKAWLVFAVSLISFLTVLGLLIIANCARRDWRWPYSQGRNQLPKSADTKIVDALPCFTFSSAGLDECHTEETCAICLENYKDSEILKVLPCQHEFHSSCVDSWLRKWGRNCPVCKHDIRKKIATAEIKRKSWLYN
- the LOC103415941 gene encoding receptor homology region, transmembrane domain- and RING domain-containing protein 1-like isoform X1 translates to MGQAVVGFSMIACFFLLQLSSANVVLQPSGILVADLPAKFVMINSKNVTIRSVFVSKASGEMLKEHARGEEGECCIFLLPNEKAWLVFAVSLISFLTVLGLLIIANCARRDWRWPYSQGRNQLPKSADTKIVDALPCFTFSSAGLDECHTEETCAICLENYKDSEILKVLPCQHEFHSSCVDSWLRKWGRNCPVCKHDIRKKIATAEIKRKSWLYN
- the LOC103425040 gene encoding rRNA (cytosine-C(5))-methyltransferase NOP2C-like; protein product: MEEEEEASKPALPDAFLDFLKENGLDPSIYSESHSTPRYIRLKPGLEARIEEIEAEIKWKLEEVEWLPGFYALPPDVQIANSNAYREGKIYGIDAASGAAVSALDISAGDHVLDLCAAPGAKLCMISDLLGDSGSVTGVDVSSHRLAACRTMLRKYALGNHCRLFVADGTNFSLIPRRVHSDPKSCESALEENVTFKEWTSRRPWKERKQAARIRKSGAVPSGNQLPDLIYYGCHSGVVGLTKSELYQTFRDDEYLSYGYDKVLVDAECTHDGSIKHVQKFERWGWETLQRRVLDAERSDGLTVLQLKLLTNGFRLLKAGGILVYSTCSLTVAQNEDVVRQFLEGNPCAELQVIDAAENWPCKNGRVPNTLRFDPLTSKTSGLFVAKFSKLTI